acacggctgttcctctgaaacctgtagttacaAGTGAGTAACGCCCACTAGGGAACTTGATGTCAGTCTAGATAGatggttgggaagggcctattcagggcaatgagacTTTGGGGGAAACAATAGGCCTTCAGAGaaacttatctcccacctggtgagcctccCTGAGAATGCTTCAGACAGACTATACGTAGTGGATGCTATGACTCTAAAAGgccatgtgaccaggccacataactctggactccattttggggagTCTGTAATCTTCCCACAAACGAGTCTggaaaccaagttttgaaacaaacgGTTCCCTCCGTATTCTAGATCTATGGAAAGTAGGGAGTGACATCGCCGGTAGTTCTTCACTCCTCACTCAAGAAGACTCCGAGAATGTTCATAACTATAACATATTTACCatattattttttacaaataaGAACCCCCTTGCTGTGCTTTTCTCCCTTTACAGGCACCTTGAGCATTTCTGAGTCATATCGATGCATCAACTGCTTCATGGCACCTTTCAACTTCACCCACTCTGACACTTCAACTTTCATCCTAACGGGCATCCCTGGCCTGGAGGCTGCCCACATctggatttccatccctttctttacattctacattATCAGCCTGTTGGGAAATGTCACGCTTCTGTCTGTTGTAGGTAAGGAACAGACTCTGCAGAAGCCGATGTACCtcctgctctgcatgctggcacTTACAGACATTGCCACACCTACCTTTGTTGTGCCAAAGGCACTGGgcatattttggttcaatttgaaaggCATTACTGTGGctggctgcctcacccagatgttcttcctCCACACGATTTCTGTGATGCACTCATCCACCCTCGTGACAATGGCCTTCGATCGCTACgttgccatatgtaaccctctgagatatgCCACCATCCTCAGCAATGCACAAATAGCTAAGCTAGGGCTTGCAGGTTTgataagagctgttctcttcattctgcccctgcccctgctcctgagtcAGCAGACATTCTGTGCCAACCGCATTATCCCCCACACACAATGCGAGCACATAGCTATGGTGAAGATGGTGTGTGGGGACATCAGAGTCAACAGGATATATGGTTTTGTGCTAATGTTTGTAATCAATGGGTTTGACCTGACGCTCATTGCCATGTCGTATGGTCTGATCATCAGGGCCGTCCTCAGAATCTCCTCTCATAAAGCCCACCAGAAAGCCCTTAACACTTGCACAGCCCACATCTGTGTGATGCTGACATATTATACCCCTACCTTCTTCTCCATTCTTACACACCACTTTGGTCAAGGCATTGCACCCTATGTTCATATCATCTTAGCTGACCTCTATCTCCTCATCCCTCCCATGCTCAACCCTATCATTTATGGGGTCAAAATGAAAGAGCTTCGTGACAAAGTAGTCAAATACAcctgcagaagttctgcagacacAAAGTTCACGCAAAGTTCTGCAGACACAAGAGACGATATCTCCTCAGGCCTGCAGTGTCCATCAGGGAACTGTCAAATTGTCAGAGAGTATGTGAACCAGCACTAAGTGGGATGCAGTTTGGGAGGAAGACCAGAAGTTCTGTGAGCGCCATGGTTCCCCAGTTACCCCTGGCATGGAGGAAGAGTATGCTCACAAACAATCTGTAAAAAAAGTCAGCCTTCCTTGACTGTGCAGTTCTTACGAGTTGTACTCCTAGCAGAAGGAAAATCCTTTCACCagaaaggggttaagaagctaaggtaacctcgctggcacctgacccaaaatgaccaatgagggacaaggtactttcaaatctggagggggaaaagcctttgtctgtctgtgtaataccgttgctgggaacagatcaaggatgcaagcccttcaactcctgtacagttagtaagaaatctagctagaaaatgcttttggatttctttgttttggcttggaaATTCACTGTTCTGGAGGacatgtgtattcctgttttttgtatctttttgtaacttaaggttttgcctagagggattctctatgttttgaatcggactGCCTGAATCGGTCCATGGGCCTGCATTCACCACAACCCTCGACAGCATCCAGAATGCGTTCACCCGGGGAGGGATATCCTGGCCCACAACACAATTTTTTTCAGGAAGAGGGGCAGACCAGTTGAATAGTCATGACTAAGGTTTTTTGTCACAgatacttttagtaaaagtcaccaaCAGGTCATGagggtctggggctggggggagactgAAATGGGAAAGATTAAAGCCTGATCAGGAGTATGAGAGCCTGAGCCACACTTCAGGACGGGTGACGGTCCAGCACCTACTGCCACTGCAGATAGCAGCTCTGtggcccccactgcagccccagcacctcagaggtccagagcccctgctgcagcccatgtgagaGAGCTCCACGGCTCCCACTGCCAGTGGCAGCTCAGAGATCTGGGTCCCCGCACGGCCAAGAGCTACTTGGAGTGCCACATACCCCCACCGCCAGAGGTGGCTGAAAGCTGCTGGTTCCTTGGCCACACATGGCCACTGAGAGCTCAGGAGCCTCCAcccgctgccccagggctgaagtggtaaatgtcacagaggtctccgaaagtcacagaatctgtgacttctatgACTTAATCTTATCCTTAGCCATGTCTATGAACAACTCTCAGTGGTGAATGGAGAAGTGGTGGAACCCTAGTGACTGAGACAGTGACAATACTTTgtgcaggaggcaaaacaatcaCTGACTTGCCCCAGACAGTAGAATTGTTCATCCCTGGACTCAGAGTGTCGTCCGGAATTGTTAAGACCTGGAATGTTGTTGCCTCTGTAACACTGTTCAGTGCTTCTCTCCTTGGAGCTCCAAAATTATCAGTGTTGGCAGGTAAGGCAACCTACTAATTCAGCTGTCCTTGATGTTAttcagaaagaaagaccacagtcATGGTTCGATGACAAAGGCATCCGGAGAGGTTTATTTCCCCCTAGGCAGAATCCCATCACCCTGAGTATGAGCAAAATGAGTGAATTACCTTATGAAAGTCCTTTTCTGGGTGGTAATACCCCAATAAATCCTTAGAGATCAAGGACTACTGAGGGTAAAGACATTAAGAATGTTGATCTACCATCTCCAAACTGATGGGTTGGTAGAGTGATTTCAAGGAACTGTTCTGGAGACATTATTGAATTCTGTAGCCTCAGATTCCGAACATTACGATCAACTCCTCCCCAACCTCCTTTAACCAATCAGGGAGGTGCCTCAAGGCTTCAAGTTTTCGCCCTTTGAACTGCTGTCTTGGAAGTCCTCAGGTAATGAACATAGACCAATAAATTCTTCAATTAAGAAATTGCCTCGAGACTTTGTGAGTGTTTGCTCGAAGAATTTTGCTAAATGCACAGCAGGTACAAGAGAAGGCCGATAATAAAGGGGTCTAGCTGTGAGTGTTCCGACTGGGTGATTGTGTGTTATGGTTACAACCAAGCTTGCTCTTCAGATGATTGGTTCATTGGCAGGGACTCTTTGATGTAGTGAGGCATGTGGGCCGCATCGACTACAAGGAGCACCAcccagagaagaaaaagaagactaagataagaacataaaaacagccatgctggtcagaccaatggtccatctagtccagtatcttgtcttctgacggTGACCAATTCCAATCTTCACactgaaagaacagaacaggctgttCTTGAGGGATCCATCTCCTGTTCTCCAGTCCAAGCATAGGCAATCAGATGCCAGGGATTCCCAGATcatggggttgaatccctgaATATCTTagcctgcagcctattaatttccttcagtcatccctggttcttgtgtaatgtgaaggagtaaacaagACTTCCACAATTAAATTACCCCTAatgaaaaaacacagtaaaagaactaaacaaGAGCTTAAGAACCATGtaaaacaaacagtgaaatatgaaaaggcatcttttaaaaagtggaagtcaaatcctagtgaggtataTAGAAAGGaccataaacactgccaaattaagtgtaaaaatgtaataagaaaagccaaaaaggagttgaagaacagctagccaaaaacttaaaagttaagaacaaaatgtttttaagtacatcagaagcaggaagcctcttaaacaaccagtgggaccccatgacaattgagatacaaaaggagcatttaaagatgataaagtcattatggagaaactaaatgaattctttccttcagtcttcatggctgaggacgtTAGAGAGATTCCCAAAACTGAGCCATCTTCATAACATCAgctaacaggatgttaggaatcattaaaaaagggagaaagaataagacggagaatattttattgccttatataaatccatggtgtgcccacatcttcaatactgcatacagatgtggtctcctcaacTCAGAaaggatatactggcattagaaaaggttcagagaagggtaactaaaatgattaggggtttggaacagctcacatatgagaagagattaaagaggctaggacttttcaggttggaaaagaggagaagtttagacttgaaattggacgaaggtttctaaccatcaaagaagtgaagttctggaatagccttccaagggaagcagtgggggcaaaagacctacctggcttcaagattaagctcgataagtttatggaggagatggtatgttgcaataacatgattttggcaattaattgatctttggtaaataggcccaatggcctgtgatgggatgttagatggggtgggatctgagttactacagagaattctttcctgggtatctggttggtgaatcttgcccacatgctctgggttcagctgatcaccatattgggggtcgggaaggaattttcctccagggcagattggaagaggccctgggggtttttcgccttcctctgtagcatggggcacgggtcacttgctggaggattctctgcacttgaagtctttaatccatgatttgaggacttcaatagctcagacatagatgagaggtctattgcaggagtgggtgggtgagattctgtggcctgcattgtggaGGAGCTCAAACTAGACgataataatggtcccttctgaccttaatatctatgaatctatgagactaaggggcgatatgatagaggtatataaaatcatgagtggtgtggagacaatgaataaggaaaagttatttacttgttcccataatataaaaactagggtccaccaaatgaaattaatgggcaacaggtttaaaaccaagaaaaggaagttcttcttcactcagcacacagtcaacctgtggaactccttgtcggaggaggttgtgaaggctaggactataacagggtttaaaagagaactggataaattcatggaggttaagtccattcatggctattagccaggatgggtaaggaatggtgtccctagtctttgTTTGTCAgactggagatggatggcagaacagagatcatttgatcattacctgttaggttcacacaCTCCgttgcacctggcattggcaactgtcagtagacaggatactgggctggatggacctttggtctgacccagtacagccattcttatgttcttatgttctccccaAAGTTAGACATTTTGGCTTTTATCAATTCTTGAAAGATTTCACCAATTacacatctgtttttaaaaagaaaaggagtacttgtggcaccttagagactaaccaatttatttgagcatgagctttcgtgagctacagctcacttcatcggatgcataccgtggaaactgcagcagactttatatatacacagagaatatgaaacaatacctcctcccaccccactgtcctgctggtaatagcttatctaaagtgatcaacaggtgggccatttccagcacaaatccaggttttctctaccctccacccccccacacaaattcactctcctgctggtgctagcccatccaaagtgacaactggtctcgggggcagtcaggggacagcgaACAGTTGGATGCAGCGGTGATTCTGcgtgggggtcagtcaggggacgtggtacgggggggttggataggcgtggggtcccgggggggcctcTCAGgatgcaggggtgtggataggggcgggggactggaagcagaggggttggatgggggtggggtcccgggggtggTTAAgggcggggggtcccgggagggggcggttaggggacaaggagtaggAGGGTTGaataggtcaggggttctgaggggggcagtcagggggcaggaagtgggagggtgcggatagggggtgggagccaggctgtttggggaggcacagccttccctacctggccctccgtacagttttgcaaccccaatgtggccctcgggccaaaaagtttggccTGCGCAGCTATACATACATAAAAAGAaggggagtgcttgtggcaccttagagactggccAGTTTGTTTGAGCGTGggctttcgtgggctgcagctcacttcatcggatgcgtgccgTGGAGGCTGCGGCGGACTTTGTGTATACACAGAGAGTGTGGGGcggtgcctcctcccaccccactgtcctgctggtggtggcttgTCTGGGGTGATCGGcgggtgggccgtttccagcgcGGGTCcgggttttctcgccctccacccccccacgcgggttcgctctcctgctggtgctggcccaTCCGGGGTGGCGGCTCTTTGCATGGTCGGGTCGGGCTGTTTCCTGCATGGATCCGGGTTTTCtcgcatcccccccacccccatacacacacaaactcacctgcagaagtaaagaaacagattgatagagccagaagagttcccagaagttacctactacaggacaggcctaacaaagaaaataacagaacgccactagccgtcaccttcagcccccaactaaaacccctccaacgcattattaaggatggatctacaacctatcctaaaggatgacccaacactctcacaagtcttgggagacaggccagtccttgcctacagacagccccgcaacctgaagcaaatactcaccaacaaccacataccacacaacagaactactaacccaggaacttatccttgcaacaaagcccgttgccaattgtgcccacatatctattcaggggacaccatcacagggcctaataacatcagccacactatcagaggctcgttcacctgcacatccaccaatgtgatatatgccatcatgtgccagcaatgcccctctgccatgtacattggtcaaactggacagtctctacgtaaaagaataaatggacacaaatcagatgtcaagaattataacattcataaaccagtcggagaacacttcaatctctctggtcacgcaatcacagacatgaaggttgctatcttaaaacaaaaaaacttcaaatccagactccagcgagaaactgctgaattggaattcatttgcaaattggatactattaatttaggcttaaatagagactgggagtggctaagtcattatgcaaggtagcctgtttcctcttgttttttcctaccccccccccccccgatgttctggtttaacttggatttaaacttggagagtggtcagtttagatgagctattaccagcaggaacgtgagtttgtgtgtgtatgggggtggggggggatttgagaaaacctggatttatgcaggaaatagcccgacttgattatgtaaagagttgtcactttggatgggctagcaccagcaggagagtgaatttgtgtgggggggtggagggtgagaaaacctggatttgtgctggaaatggcccacctgttgatcactttagataagctattaccagcaggacagtggggtgggaggaggtattgtttcatattctctgtgtatatataaagtctgctgcagtttccacggtatgcatccgatgaagtgagctgtagctcacgaaagctcatgctcaaataaattggttagtctctaaggtgccacaagtactccttttctttttgcgaatacagactaacacagctgttcctctgaaacctgacatctgTTTATACGTCACTATAAATCCAACCTATCATTTTCTAACAGTTCCCTAATGTAAGTGGGGAACTATTGTTGGGATCTTTCCTGGCTTTTGCGTCACCCCAAGGGAACTGGTAGTGAAAGAGTCCAAGTCCCTACTCCCACTCCCTTttcccagaggcctgcctgacctcaaggactctccttccactctcctgtttggaagagTCCTCGTAATGGCGATATGGCTGAGACAAAGATTCCTGGAAGGCTGAACCCCCAGTCTCAtcgtggtcacttaggacaggggctagggtgtccccactctggggtactctcttcACACCGGACACTTCTTTGACCCACTGATCACTGCATTAACTTCAAACCAACTAGAATGTGTTAAACAGCGACTGAAAGAAAATtggagaggagtacttgtggcaccttagagactaagcagtttatttgagcataagcttttgtgagctacagctcacttcatcggatgcatttagtggaaaatacagtgaggaaatttatatacacacagaacatgaaggaaaaaaaaaacctgtaagcagagtgatcatttaagatgagctattaccagcaggagagaagggtgggggttgggggggaggggggtgaaaactttccagcagttaacaaggacatctgaggaacagtgggcgggggtgggggaaataaacatggggaaatagttttactttgtgtaatgacccatccattccgagtctctattcaagcctaagttaattgtatccagtttgcaaattaattccaattcagcagtctctcgttggagtctgtttttgaagggtttttttgttgttgttgtaatatagcaactttcatgtctgtaatcgcatgaccagagagattgaagtgttctctgattggtttatgattgttataattcttgacatctgatttgtgtccatttattcttttagagactgtccagtttggccaatgtacatggcagaggggcattgctggcacatgatggcatagatcacattggtggatgtgcaggtgaacgagcctctgatagtgtggacatctacacatctaccaatgtgatatgcctgcacagtctctacgtaaaagaataaatggacacaaatccccctccccctccgccctgctgtcctgctggtaatagctcatcttaagtgatcactctccttacaggtttggtttttttttttccttcatgttctgtgtgtgtataaatttcctcactgtattttccactaaatgcatccgatgaagtgagctgtagctcacaaaagcttatgctcaaataaattggttagtctctaaggtgccacaaatcctcctcttctttttgcgagtacagactaacagggctgctactctgaaaccggaaaGAAAATTAAGGATACATAGGAAAGTTCAAGGAAACAAGGAACCCCGTCCTGACAAACAGCCATGTCTGGAACCTAAGAACTGTTCTCTTTGTGTTCCTCACACATCCCAGGCCCCCTGCCAGCCTCTAGTTGTGCTGTGGTGATACTGCCAAGTCGGACACTGGCTTTTGCAGTGGCCACAcaccctcaggctctaggtggcaggacccttctccccagcaatTGGCCCTACATCAGATTGACGTCCTCTCTCCTGAGTCCAGTCTTCAAGGCCCTCCGGTCTGGTGACATCTCCCTGTGCTAGACCCTCTGTCCATGGCCCCAACTTGCTCTCCTGAGCTGCTCATTGTGATCGGCTACCTTGTTACTAGTTGCCGGCATCCACTGTCCTcgctctgtccctgcagctccctacTCTAGCTCAGCCGTGTCTCCCTGTTGGTGCAGCAGGTTTGTGCGGATCCAGCTCCCGGTTCTGgtctgctccagctgcagctccccagctctgcttcagcACTGCTGCCTTCAACTCTTCTGGCTTGTTGTGTGTTTGGTTGTCATGCTAATAGcaccttgttgttgctatggcaactgagttagcttattaggggatagcccagccagtttgggctggtttggttagttcagtgtgtggaaaataaatggctgctttcatggctcacTGCTCTCTGCGTCTCAAGTGATTCCTTCCTAAAGTGCTGCCGCCAAGGATACAACAAAGTGGCGACGAGAATGGGatccctgtgctgccccagccacagaaggaagtagaagtcaaggcaaacaatcaaacaaaaaaaacctaccaaAATCTTTCAGCTGTTGGAAGGGGGTAAGAACTGGCTTGTTTGCACTGACTGTGCTGGCTTGTTGGCACTGACTGTGAAACATGAAACTAAAACCATGGCTACACTTAAAGGGCCACTGGAACCTTTGGAGGAGAATGTAGTGCAGTGGCATGTGTATACTGAGCGTTTTGATCTTTTTGTTCTTGCAAATGACATTACAGCAGAGAAGAAGGTGCCAATATTCTTAAGTGTTGTGGGAGCTAAAACCTACTCCTTGCTACGCAGCTTACTACACCCTGTTAAGCCTGAGAccaaatcttacagtgacattgCAGAAATCCTGGGGTCCCATTTTTCCTGCAAACCACTGGTAATTCCTGAAGGATAGAGGTTCCACAAAAGAGGCCAAAAAGAAGAGGAAACAGTTGTACAATTTGTAGCAACTTTAAAAAGGCGAGCAAAACTCCGTGAATTTAAGGAGATGTTAAATGATGCCCTGCGTGACAGGTTACTGTGTGGTTTGCAGAGTGAAACTATACGGAAGAGCTTACAGAGGCTTAAAGGACAAACTAACTAAGACATAGTTAGTTTCTCCTTAAGCTTAAAGGAGAAACTAACTATGCCCAAATTGAATGTAAGGCATTGGGAATCATTTTTGGAATTCAGAAGTTTCATCAGGACCTGTTTTTGCGGAACTTTACTCTTCTTGCAGACCATCGCCCTCTGACGTCAATTTTTGGACCCTATCCAGGCATTCCCCCATTAGCTGCTAGTTGTATGCAACATTGGCCATTGTTACTTTCAGCGCAcacatatgaaatcaaatatcaGAAATCCACTCTGCTCGGCAATGTGGATGGTCTCTCAAGGTTACCTTTGCCAGTCAAACATCAAGATACTGCCCAAAAGGAAGTCTTCTACTTTGAACACGTAGAGAATACACCCATCACTGCTACTCAGATAAAGAAGGCAATTCGCATTGACCCAGTATTGTCCCAAGTTATGGACCTTGTGATGCATGGAAAATCTCAACGAAACCTCTCCGGTCTCATCGGACCTTGTTACCTACATGTCCTGGAGGACGGAGTTATCGATCCAATCTGattgttttttgtgggggagacgtgtcattatcccaccaccactgagatcacagatgttagaacagctacattcTGGTCACTGTGGAATAGTGCGCATGAAGGAAATTACACGAAGCTATTTCTGGTGGCCTGGATTGGACAGTGCTATTGAAgcaccgaatggctaggcagcagttctgcggaaaaggacctaggggtgacagtggacgagaagctggatatgagtcagcagtgtgcccttgttgccaagaaggccaaaggcatgttgggatgtataagtaggggcatagcgagcagatcgagggacgtgatcgttcccctttatgcgacattggtgaggcctcatctggagtactgtgtccagttttgggccccacactacaagaaggatgtggataaattggagagagtccagcaaagggcaacaaaaatgattaggggtctggaacacatgacttatgaggagaggctgagggagctgggattgtttagcctgcagaagagaagaatgaggggggatttgatagctgctttcaactacctgaaagggggttccaaagaggatggctctagactgttctcaatggtagcagatgacagaacgaggagtaatggtctcaagttgcagtgggggaggtttagattggatattaggaaatctttttcactaagagggtggtgaaaccctggaatgcgttacctagggaggtggtagaatctccttccttagaggtttttaaggtcaggcttgacaaagccctggctgggatgatttaactgggaattggtcctgcttcgagcagggggttggactagatgaccttctggggtcccttccaaccctgatattctatgattctaagagaaagCAAGAGCTTGTATGTCATGTCAGGGTGTCAGGAATGCACCCCAGTGGGTACCCCTACACCCAGGGACTGGCCTGAAAACCCATGTCAATGTATTCATGCTGGCCCCCTTGAAGGAAGCATGTCCTTAGTGGTggtagatgcccattctaaatggccagaagtctcCAGAATGCAGTCCACTACTGCAGAGAGTACTATCCAAAAACTACGGGGACTCTTTAGTCGTTTTGTTCTGCCAGGACAACTTGCGAGTGACAACAGACCACAGTTCATCTCTCAGGAGTTTCAAAAGTTTATGAAGGCAAATGGGATACACCACATCACTACAGCACCATATCATCCATCGACCAATGGATTAGCTGAAAGATttgtgcagacaatgaaacaagctttgaaatcagCAAGGGGACAACACTCCAATGTCTGGATCTTTAGCTAGGGTGAACCCACGGTTATGGGGCAAAATAATCCTTGGGGTTTAGCTGGGAATGGAGGCAGTCTACCTTCCTTctctagtttagtgtttgttttatttaggaaATGTTCTTATAAAGGGGGGaggaatatgttgtgtatttggttgtcatgGTAATAGCAGCTTGTTGTTGCtctggcaactgagttagattattagggggtagcccagccagtttgggctggtttggttagttcagggtgtggaaaataaatggctgctttcatggctcacagctctctgtgtctcaagtgatttcttcctcaACTGCTGCTCCCAAGGATACAACATGGCTGAGTGCTGCATCTGTGGCCTCAGCCCAGTTCTGCCTTCAGGGATCCTTCTCTGGACCTTTCTttttctggctgctgctgctctgcctccagctcagctTGAGCTACTGCATCAGGTTTGCCGCATTTTACTGCTTTAATAGCCCCAAATAACTTAAAAACTAACCTAaaagtagtgcaatctctttcttgaaacaaagggtttttttAGAATAAATGCAATGGTCTATACATCAAGtaacaaatgaaatgttttgttagaTACCACCCATAGATctgatttagaaaagaaaagaaaagaagctaaAAGCCCCAGAAGGAGTTTTTCCACATAACCTACAAATCTATGAGATGACAATCAAATTGAAAATCAAACCCCCAGTATTTGTATTGAATCCTGATTGATGGGTGGctggtgttttaaagaaaaaatagcaAATTATGTTGTTAAAAATTGCCTTGCCCAAGGGAGCACAAAA
The nucleotide sequence above comes from Caretta caretta isolate rCarCar2 chromosome 1, rCarCar1.hap1, whole genome shotgun sequence. Encoded proteins:
- the LOC142072996 gene encoding olfactory receptor 52P1-like; its protein translation is MAPFNFTHSDTSTFILTGIPGLEAAHIWISIPFFTFYIISLLGNVTLLSVVGKEQTLQKPMYLLLCMLALTDIATPTFVVPKALGIFWFNLKGITVAGCLTQMFFLHTISVMHSSTLVTMAFDRYVAICNPLRYATILSNAQIAKLGLAGLIRAVLFILPLPLLLSQQTFCANRIIPHTQCEHIAMVKMVCGDIRVNRIYGFVLMFVINGFDLTLIAMSYGLIIRAVLRISSHKAHQKALNTCTAHICVMLTYYTPTFFSILTHHFGQGIAPYVHIILADLYLLIPPMLNPIIYGVKMKELRDKVVKYTCRSSADTKFTQSSADTRDDISSGLQCPSGNCQIVREYVNQH